The Pelosinus sp. IPA-1 genome contains a region encoding:
- a CDS encoding LrgB family protein produces MPTTLLVIFTIFLTISLYIISRKLFLKTKNPLYNPVLLSTTVIIIVFHYTGITFEQYKPGKDVMTFLLGPATVALALPLYLNRNVLRQNLLPILVGISCGALSTLTTAVLLAKISGLDSLITASIAPKSITAPIAIEISLLTGGDPAIAVAFVVFTGTLGSIIGPGALSFCKIKNPIARGLAMGVTSHGQGTATILQEGALQGAMAGVAMAVAAIFISFIAPFYIPWLVNF; encoded by the coding sequence TTGCCCACCACATTATTAGTAATTTTCACCATCTTCCTTACTATATCATTATATATCATTAGTCGAAAACTATTTTTGAAAACTAAAAATCCTTTATACAATCCTGTACTCCTCAGTACAACAGTCATTATTATCGTCTTTCACTATACAGGCATAACCTTTGAACAATACAAGCCTGGTAAAGATGTAATGACTTTTTTACTCGGCCCTGCCACCGTGGCATTGGCGCTCCCTCTCTATTTAAATCGAAACGTATTACGCCAGAACTTACTACCCATATTAGTAGGAATTAGCTGCGGTGCTTTGTCAACCTTAACAACGGCTGTCTTATTAGCAAAAATTAGCGGACTTGACTCCCTGATCACTGCTTCCATTGCGCCTAAGTCGATTACTGCCCCTATTGCCATTGAAATTTCTCTACTTACCGGCGGTGACCCGGCTATTGCTGTCGCCTTTGTTGTTTTCACAGGCACACTAGGTTCCATCATTGGTCCCGGTGCTCTCTCTTTTTGCAAAATAAAGAATCCCATTGCTAGGGGATTAGCTATGGGGGTTACTTCTCATGGCCAAGGTACAGCTACCATTCTTCAAGAAGGAGCTCTGCAAGGAGCCATGGCAGGAGTAGCCATGGCGGTTGCTGCCATATTTATCTCTTTCATCGCTCCATTTTATATTCCTTGGCTTGTTAACTTTTAA
- a CDS encoding CidA/LrgA family holin-like protein, whose product MQNALKTLGQIFLLWLIYSVSTWIIGILHLPLPGSVLGMLLLFTLLSTGIIKEQWLSLGANPLLKHLSFFFIPIAVGLMDWGGLFTQKGHLLFLPLVISAFVALLATGGIAQFLTKYLERKGGAN is encoded by the coding sequence TTGCAAAACGCTCTGAAAACATTAGGACAAATTTTCTTACTATGGCTTATTTATTCTGTCAGTACATGGATCATCGGAATTTTACACTTGCCCTTACCAGGCAGTGTGTTAGGTATGCTTCTCTTATTTACCTTATTATCTACTGGCATTATTAAAGAGCAATGGCTTTCTCTCGGTGCCAATCCATTACTAAAACACTTATCTTTTTTCTTTATACCCATTGCTGTAGGACTCATGGACTGGGGAGGGTTATTTACCCAAAAAGGACATCTGCTCTTTTTGCCTTTAGTCATTAGTGCTTTCGTCGCCTTACTAGCAACAGGGGGAATCGCTCAGTTTCTTACAAAATATCTCGAAAGAAAAGGAGGCGCAAACTAG
- a CDS encoding VTT domain-containing protein, whose amino-acid sequence MIVFFQNFGAAGLFIISFVESIFSPILPDLLLIPMALSAPEKAIYYSVIATTGSVLGGIIGYFVGNKYGIIAVKKFVPDKYVVKITGWLDHYGGWAIFLAALAPIPYKFVSISSGVFRINMIVFLVASIFGRGKRFLLEGILIFYYGPKALELIKTYSNTFLIGLTIFIVLLVVGVVVMRRLPQRKLS is encoded by the coding sequence GTGATTGTATTCTTTCAAAATTTTGGAGCGGCGGGCCTCTTTATTATTTCTTTTGTTGAATCTATTTTTTCGCCGATATTGCCCGATTTGTTATTGATTCCTATGGCTCTATCAGCACCAGAAAAAGCTATATACTATTCTGTGATTGCTACAACTGGGTCTGTATTAGGTGGTATTATAGGTTATTTCGTTGGCAACAAGTATGGAATCATTGCAGTAAAAAAGTTTGTGCCTGACAAATATGTTGTTAAAATAACCGGTTGGCTCGATCATTATGGTGGATGGGCTATTTTTCTTGCTGCCCTTGCACCAATCCCTTATAAGTTTGTTAGTATCAGTTCAGGTGTTTTTCGTATAAATATGATAGTTTTCTTAGTGGCTTCCATATTTGGCCGCGGAAAACGATTTTTGTTGGAAGGCATTCTGATTTTTTATTATGGTCCTAAAGCGTTGGAATTAATAAAAACCTATTCCAATACTTTTCTGATTGGACTCACTATCTTTATTGTCCTTCTTGTTGTCGGTGTAGTAGTGATGAGAAGACTTCCCCAAAGAAAATTGAGTTAA
- a CDS encoding electron transfer flavoprotein subunit beta/FixA family protein has protein sequence MKIIVLVKQVPGTDSVKLDPVTGVMVRTGKDTIINPLDENALAEAIRIKNTYPDVTITAVSMGPVSAMKAIKEAISMGADDGVLVSGREFAGSDTIATAKVIAAAIKKTGDFDMILCGERATDGETGQTAAMIAHYLDIPAQTYVSQLEILEDGVIVKRTVESGFERVQVTFPVLVSVNKDISDTGFPTLSGKLKAKQVEVPTWGNAELGFDKSELGLTGSPTRVVKIFSPKLSRDTIMAKANGTTQPIDELMSFLAQKDVL, from the coding sequence ATGAAAATTATTGTACTTGTAAAACAGGTTCCTGGGACTGATTCGGTAAAACTTGATCCTGTAACTGGAGTTATGGTGCGTACTGGTAAAGATACAATTATTAATCCACTTGATGAAAATGCATTAGCTGAGGCCATTCGAATTAAGAATACTTATCCCGATGTAACAATCACTGCGGTGAGCATGGGTCCAGTATCAGCAATGAAAGCAATCAAAGAAGCAATCTCAATGGGCGCAGATGATGGGGTATTAGTATCGGGCAGAGAATTTGCTGGATCAGATACGATTGCGACAGCAAAAGTAATTGCGGCAGCAATTAAGAAAACAGGCGATTTTGATATGATTCTTTGTGGAGAACGTGCAACAGATGGTGAGACAGGACAAACTGCGGCAATGATTGCTCACTATCTTGACATTCCAGCACAGACTTATGTATCCCAATTAGAAATTTTAGAAGATGGCGTTATTGTAAAACGTACTGTTGAAAGTGGCTTTGAAAGAGTTCAAGTAACATTCCCTGTATTGGTTTCTGTAAATAAAGATATTAGTGATACTGGATTCCCTACATTAAGTGGCAAATTAAAAGCAAAACAGGTTGAAGTGCCAACATGGGGAAATGCAGAACTTGGTTTTGATAAGAGTGAGCTTGGACTTACCGGTTCACCAACTCGTGTAGTGAAAATCTTTAGCCCTAAACTTTCTCGTGATACGATCATGGCAAAGGCCAATGGTACCACGCAGCCGATTGATGAATTGATGTCCTTTTTAGCTCAAAAAGACGTTTTATAA
- a CDS encoding electron transfer flavoprotein subunit alpha/FixB family protein, translating to MMSSYVNCSIAEAKNLADFKGVFILGEQRDGKIQAVTYELLTWGRGIANDLGCELGCILLGDEIENLEEVILRGADKVFFIQDPIFKNFLPQPYSNAITRLVKEEKPEVIIAGATTTGRTVMPLVTAKTHTGLTADCTELTIDPETKLLWQTRPAIGGNIMATIKTPETRPQMATVRPRSAKQSPIDTSRTGEIIVKKYAGPTLLTAEKFLEFIVDTTQAVSIEEADVIVAGGKGMKNAAGFKLIEELAELMGAAVGATRDAVELGWSTYPHQIGLSGKTVSPKLMIAAGIAGKIQFLAGMQTSDVIVAINKDPEAQIFKVADFGIVGDVFEVMPMLIETVKKMKAKA from the coding sequence ATGATGTCAAGTTATGTTAATTGTAGTATCGCAGAAGCGAAAAACCTTGCGGACTTTAAAGGTGTATTTATTCTAGGTGAACAACGTGATGGTAAAATACAAGCTGTTACTTATGAACTATTGACTTGGGGACGTGGAATTGCGAATGATCTCGGATGTGAGCTTGGTTGTATTTTGCTAGGTGACGAAATTGAGAACCTGGAAGAAGTAATTTTACGTGGCGCAGATAAAGTGTTTTTCATTCAAGATCCTATTTTCAAAAACTTTTTGCCACAACCGTACAGCAATGCAATTACCAGATTAGTTAAAGAAGAAAAACCAGAAGTTATTATCGCTGGTGCCACAACTACTGGCCGTACGGTAATGCCATTGGTCACAGCAAAAACCCATACTGGTTTAACGGCTGACTGTACTGAACTTACAATTGATCCTGAGACGAAATTATTATGGCAAACTCGTCCTGCGATAGGTGGCAATATTATGGCTACCATTAAAACTCCTGAAACACGCCCACAAATGGCTACAGTTCGTCCTAGATCAGCAAAACAATCTCCAATTGATACTTCTAGAACCGGTGAAATTATTGTTAAGAAGTATGCTGGTCCAACATTATTGACTGCAGAAAAGTTTTTAGAATTTATCGTTGATACTACACAAGCGGTTAGTATTGAAGAAGCTGATGTAATTGTTGCCGGCGGTAAAGGAATGAAAAATGCTGCAGGTTTCAAATTGATAGAAGAATTAGCAGAATTAATGGGAGCCGCTGTTGGTGCGACTCGTGATGCAGTTGAACTTGGCTGGTCAACTTATCCGCACCAAATTGGTCTTTCCGGTAAAACCGTATCACCTAAATTGATGATTGCTGCAGGAATAGCAGGTAAAATTCAATTCTTGGCAGGTATGCAGACCTCTGATGTCATTGTTGCAATCAATAAAGACCCTGAAGCACAAATCTTCAAAGTGGCGGATTTCGGTATAGTAGGCGATGTGTTTGAAGTAATGCCGATGCTAATTGAAACGGTCAAAAAAATGAAAGCTAAAGCATAA
- a CDS encoding FAD-linked oxidase C-terminal domain-containing protein, translated as MQFNKVTAEIIRQLQDILGQANVVADEEKMEMYSRDETSDKLWEKMPEVVIKPENAQQIAEVVKLANREMIPITPRGGGSGLAGGAVPLHGGMVLSLEKMNKIIEIDKENLFMVLEPGVTTGEVQKEARELNLFYAGDPCSAESSFIGGNVATNAGGNKAVKYGVTGRHVYGLEVVMPDGDIVVYGGKNIKDVTFYDMVHLMVGSEGTLGIITKIWLKLMPLPQYVADLLIPFPDMQSAIKVVPKIMTAGIIPTAVEFMDSLSIKAAEMYLNKKLPYSDAGAYIICEVDGNTELQVQDDYETIGKLCKENGALEVFVADNISTQDRIWKSRKAYAEALRMLSPVYCMEDIVVPISNIPAALDAIEKIAKKYDCKIPSAGHAGDGNIHATILREDRDDHAWHDLKDAVLSEIYDAVYVLEGNLSGEHGIGAKRVSAMYKHMTAGQKKVLQTVKDAFDPNNIMNPGKIVLLGRIAE; from the coding sequence ATGCAATTTAACAAAGTAACAGCTGAGATTATTAGACAACTTCAAGATATTCTTGGACAAGCAAACGTAGTTGCAGATGAAGAAAAGATGGAAATGTACTCTCGTGATGAGACTTCAGATAAACTTTGGGAAAAAATGCCTGAAGTGGTTATAAAACCTGAAAATGCACAACAGATTGCGGAAGTTGTCAAATTAGCAAATCGTGAAATGATTCCGATTACTCCTCGAGGTGGCGGTTCAGGTCTAGCTGGTGGTGCTGTGCCATTGCATGGTGGTATGGTATTATCCTTAGAAAAGATGAATAAAATTATCGAAATAGACAAAGAAAATTTATTCATGGTACTAGAACCTGGTGTTACCACTGGGGAAGTACAAAAAGAAGCAAGAGAATTAAATCTGTTTTATGCTGGTGACCCTTGTTCTGCAGAATCTTCCTTCATTGGTGGTAATGTTGCAACAAACGCTGGCGGTAATAAAGCAGTAAAGTATGGCGTTACAGGAAGACACGTTTATGGTTTAGAGGTTGTTATGCCTGATGGTGACATTGTTGTTTATGGTGGTAAAAACATAAAAGACGTTACTTTCTACGATATGGTACATTTAATGGTTGGCTCAGAGGGAACCTTAGGAATTATAACAAAAATATGGCTTAAATTAATGCCTTTACCTCAATATGTTGCGGATTTATTAATTCCGTTCCCAGATATGCAATCAGCAATTAAGGTTGTGCCAAAAATCATGACAGCAGGGATCATTCCAACGGCAGTTGAATTTATGGATAGCTTATCCATTAAAGCAGCTGAAATGTATCTCAATAAAAAGCTGCCATATAGTGATGCTGGTGCCTACATTATTTGTGAAGTTGATGGAAATACAGAACTGCAAGTACAAGATGACTATGAAACCATTGGTAAATTATGCAAAGAAAATGGTGCCTTAGAAGTTTTTGTCGCAGATAATATTTCTACACAAGATCGTATTTGGAAATCACGTAAAGCGTATGCAGAGGCATTGCGTATGTTAAGCCCAGTCTATTGTATGGAAGACATTGTAGTACCTATTTCCAACATTCCTGCAGCTCTGGATGCGATTGAAAAGATTGCGAAAAAATATGATTGTAAGATTCCTAGTGCTGGTCATGCTGGTGATGGAAATATACATGCCACTATTTTAAGAGAAGATCGTGATGATCATGCTTGGCATGATTTAAAAGATGCAGTGTTGTCGGAAATTTATGATGCTGTATATGTACTTGAAGGCAACTTATCAGGAGAACATGGCATCGGAGCAAAACGTGTATCAGCCATGTATAAACATATGACTGCTGGACAAAAGAAGGTATTGCAAACCGTCAAGGATGCCTTTGATCCTAATAATATTATGAATCCTGGGAAAATTGTACTTTTAGGTAGAATAGCAGAATAA
- a CDS encoding nucleoid-associated protein yields the protein MKRLFDFSNVSLEQLIIHKVGNKLRDEGIFLSPSIYDMKDGNVEELLLKYFLSSFKEKVFYKFSHETDIHLNELYMYVSSIFIDPEQFYEQSVNILKHLYEKSSHPQIKGGEFYMAYFKDCIINEQRADGIGIFKTEKKETYLKITKYADEFMIGSDKGINVKKLDKGCIIFNVNSADGYRVAIVDAINKGDKEALYWKDEFLRVTNVQDEYFHTENCLQVCRDFAENIYGQVYQADKKDQVVFVNEAVAYFDKHNEFHLDQFVQEVVKEPELIEQFIEHKQNYESNQGFVAAEGFSISNPAVKSVKKKFRNLIKLDTEIEIKIKNPTTEAGKMQNIERGFDEETGMHFYKVYFNEEE from the coding sequence ATGAAGCGATTGTTTGATTTTTCAAATGTAAGTCTAGAGCAGTTAATTATACATAAGGTAGGCAACAAGTTACGCGATGAGGGAATTTTTCTATCCCCATCCATTTATGACATGAAAGATGGCAATGTAGAAGAACTATTGCTAAAATATTTTTTATCTTCTTTTAAAGAGAAAGTTTTCTATAAATTTTCTCATGAAACAGATATTCATTTAAATGAATTGTATATGTATGTTAGCAGTATATTCATTGATCCTGAACAATTTTATGAACAATCTGTAAATATATTAAAACATTTATATGAAAAATCTTCTCATCCGCAAATTAAAGGCGGCGAGTTTTATATGGCCTATTTTAAAGATTGCATCATAAATGAGCAACGTGCAGATGGGATTGGAATTTTTAAAACAGAAAAGAAGGAAACCTATTTAAAGATTACCAAATACGCTGATGAGTTTATGATTGGCAGCGACAAAGGGATTAATGTTAAAAAATTAGATAAAGGCTGTATTATTTTTAATGTGAATTCTGCTGATGGTTATCGGGTTGCTATTGTAGATGCCATCAATAAGGGTGACAAAGAGGCATTATATTGGAAGGATGAATTTTTACGTGTAACAAACGTACAAGATGAGTATTTTCATACAGAAAATTGTTTGCAGGTGTGCCGCGATTTTGCCGAAAATATTTATGGACAAGTTTATCAGGCTGACAAAAAGGACCAGGTGGTTTTTGTTAATGAAGCAGTGGCCTATTTTGATAAGCATAATGAATTTCACTTAGATCAATTTGTTCAAGAAGTTGTAAAAGAGCCTGAACTTATTGAACAATTTATAGAACATAAGCAGAATTACGAAAGTAATCAAGGTTTTGTTGCAGCGGAAGGTTTTAGTATTTCGAATCCGGCAGTAAAAAGTGTAAAAAAGAAATTTAGAAACCTGATTAAATTAGATACTGAAATTGAAATCAAAATAAAAAATCCTACAACAGAAGCTGGTAAGATGCAAAACATTGAAAGAGGTTTTGATGAGGAGACGGGTATGCACTTTTATAAAGTGTATTTTAATGAGGAAGAATAA